The DNA region AATAAGCACAGTCCATCCGATTTTGTAGTCTTTTTCTTTAGTGTTATAAATGTTGCAGCATTCTCTCTCAAGAAGATCATGATCTcgtttaatttaaaattcaagcTTCTGTACAGGAACAGCTTGTCATATAGTCAAAGCTGAAAAGAATAATTTATTACTTTAGTGACAAAGTGGCATGGTTTAGTATGTGTATTTATTAATCCCACACATATTCAACATTTAAACAAACATTTTATGTATTTGATTGTAGATGGAGATGTTTTGGGAAGGCTTAATGAAGAAGGATTTAATTTAAATAAGCTGACAGTCAAAGAAGTTTTACCCTATTAGTGTATTTTAACATGTTGTAGCATGTGATTACCTTGTTTTTCGGTTTACTAATCTCAAATTTCATGGACAGAACTACCTGTAATTATCATTTAGGTATTCTAATCTAATAGAATAGAAATTCTTTTATATTGTTAGTGTGTGGAAGTGAAACTCAATGGAGAATACTTAAGGCAGACagaaattttttatttaattacaGGGGTTTTCTAGTCAGATAATACCCTGCCATGCTGTTTCTGAGAAGTTTGGAAGAAATTTCCTGGATATTGGACTATCTTAGAATATTGAGACAATGTTTACTAAAAGTTTAGTAAGATAAACTAGAAACTATTGTGAAAATCAGGTAGCAAATTAGTTTAAATCTATATAAGAAACAGTACTTATCAGGTCCATACTTTAGAAACACACACGTATACAAGAAAAAAGAAGTATAAGGTCGGTTGCAGTTTTAACAGAAATTTCATTAATGGTTTTAGCAGAAATTTCAGCACCATTTACTCTAAAGAGTTGTTGTATATGAAGTTAAAACTGCTACGGACCTTCAAGTCGAGGTGCTTTTCCCAGCCAGAAGGAACCTGCAAGTCGAGGTCCAACTCTTTAGAGTCAAGGGTGCAACATCCGCCGAGCAAGTCCCGAGTGATCAGGGCCGTCGATTTTCCACCACcccttgatgatgatgatgatgatgatgaagatgatgattcaTTCATGTCATGACTATCACCTCCGTTCATTATCCTAACCAAAGTGCTGACTTTTGCTGCCATTTCTCCGACCAAAGAAACAAATACAGTATGTTTTTAGAAAAGAGCAGATATATATAGTCTCAATCCCCTTTGCCTCCAATTTGGTAAATGTGCCTAAAATTGCAAGTCATTACCAAATATACAGATGCAAGATGGAATGGGTAAAAGAAATGCAACTTTAGATACTTGGTAATGCAAGTAATTAGGAATTTGAAAATGGAAAACATATACTCATATAGGCAGAGTTGTTCTTCTACCAGAATTCACAACCATCCAAAAAACAGTGCAAGTCACCAGGTTTTAAACTAAACTAAACCAGAAACATAGATGCAAAACATCATATCCAGGAGGAAGTAAGACAAAACAAATACTACTAAACTGTCTGAGTCTTCGGATAAACACTTGACACTTGAAAATCGTCCCCCATGACAGTCTTGAGTGAGTAAAAACTTGGATTGAGTGAGTAAAAACTTGGAACGTATTTAGTCGCGTCAATGCCAAAACCGTAAACATGGACCTTCCTGAACTTCTTCTCTTTTGGGTTGTAAGAAACGAGGTGTGTGCCACGATGGCTTCGCATCAAGATTTCTCCATCTTTCCAAATTATGGTCGGTATATATTTAGTATCACAGATATCACACGGAATAGAATCCATCAAAATGCGATCTTTAGTCCAAGATTCAGCAACCCCATACTCTCTCATCCACCATATATCAACATGCTGTTCATAGCTAATATCAGATAAACACAGACAATTCCCCAACTTTGCCAGCATCAACAACACAGATGGAGTTTTCAGACCGGGTGGAGCTGGCACGGGCTTCACCTCTTCTGTCGTAATATTAAAGGAGCAAATTCTGGCACCTTTTTCAGTATCTTCATCATCTAGCCAATGAAGAGTATCATTCACATTAACATTGCTAAGTGATCCCCATAAAGGGTATGGAGCTTTGCCCACATTTCTCCATTTCGCATCAACTCCAATAGTATAAACCTCCAATTCAGATACTTTATGATCATGACCCTGGAACTTCCTAATTATTAATCTCAATATTTTACACTGTCCAGAAACCTCACTAAAGCAAAATCCATAAATAATCTGAAGAACTCCTTTTTCCCTTTTGGGCAATTTAACCTTGAAATACTCACCCACAAGAGGATTGCTAACATAAACTGAATGATTCTTACTCAACAAACCAATGAAACCATTACATGAACCGATTAATCTCAATGTTCGTTTAACAAAACCAACACCAAGATTATCAAGTGGAGGGAGGTGAAATTTAGGGTTTAATGCAATGGGTTTGTTTACTGGGCAAGAATAACAATCATAATTTGGTTTGAGTTCAATTAGAGTGATAGGTGCATCAACGTCCGAAAGCAAAAGGCAGGAAAAAGGTGATCTTTTGTGATACATGTTAAGAAATAAAGGGTCAGAATTTTAAAGTTTATACCAAAGTTTGCAAACAATCTTACAGCAGAAAATGGACTTGATTGGCAATTTCGAAAGGATTTCCAACATAATCACCATTGGTAGGTccataattttgaatttataggcCATTCTGATTTGTTTGATACTTAGCTTTGGCGGCTCATGGTTCTTGGCGTCCATGGCTGTCTTCCATCTCCATTTTTTTCCCACTAATTTCTTGAAACAAGTCGCCAATTTTTAGGGTTTTGGcctgggtttttttttttttttgggtgctgaaaaagaaaatgagCCAGTCCACAAGGAAATGTAAACTTTAAATACCACTTTTTGTCTTCAAATCAATTAGATGCTCAGATCTAGGGCtgccaaaattggcccaaacccaTTCAACCCGCCCAGCATTTAATGGGTTGGGCAAAAAGAATTTTCCTGATGGGCTGGTTTGGGCAGAACCCATTAAATCAGCCCAAAGCTGACCCGTCAAACTCCCCATAGCAGGACTGCTAAGTGAGAATATGTACCCTTTTTAAATAGGGACAGCTACTAACCAATATAttgctttttctcttttttcttcctaATCTTATACTAGGCACTTTTTTTAGTTCCacaaattttatatacctgaACGTTTTCATTACATAACTTTTATGGAAATAAGTCATTATTTTATAACATACTAATAGTTTCTTAGCAAATTCTAAAAAAATTGCCTAAACTAAGTTTGTGCTTCCTATGTATAAAATTCTATTTGTAAATAAATTTCACTAACCAACCAATTAAATACATTGAGTTTTATttgtaattaaattaaatatcATTCACttctaaataaaaaattaaaatacaattcAATCAAATGTAATAAGATAAATAAAGAAGCAACCAGATCTAATTTATACCAATTGATGAaattgtaagcacgtaatttttgacccgcgcaacttttaaaaataatatttcaaaaatatttacttatttttatttttataggatTTTCcatcaacttttaatttttattttaaaacataagtttaaaaacacaaaaatagtttattctgattaactaagattaattaatttattttggtagtatttttatttttgttcaacgagaaagaattgaatttgggcCAAAATAATTTATTGGTGAAGCCCATTTTCGGACCTGAGCCCACTTCTCCCCTTAGCCCATTTACTCATTCCCTAACCCACAacccttttataataaaaataaaacctaatttCCTACACCCTAACAAGGCCCCCCCCCCCTTCAGAAGAGAGAGCTCTCCCTTATTTTCTCATTGAACAGAGACGGACGAACCCTAGCAGCTTAGGATTAAGAACGCTGTCGCCTTCTTCTTCATATACCAATTACCCCGGCTTTCCTCCATTAACGCCGCAGCAGCTCCACCACTAGCGTCAGGCCATCGTCCTTTAGTTAGCAATAAAGTCACCAAACTCCATAAGCTAAAACTAAGCTCCTCTGGTTCAGCAGCCACAAATTAAAATACCATAGCCAAAATCATCCCCGTTTGCCATTCAGATCATTTGAGTTTTTGAGTGAGTTATTAAAAGCTCCGTCAATTCTTCTTCCGGAACACTAGATTTCGTTTTTGCCAAGTTGTATCGGAGTTGGGGGTGTAGAAGACATTTGAATTTGCTACACGCGGTTTCGTCTGTGGTCTCCTACCCCGGTTGCTTCTCATAAGTCATACCACCACTCTTATAATTAGAAAAGCTGTCACCCTTTGAGTCGGCGAGTCGATACCTTTTGAGCTCTCCGTTCAAGGTCCCTATTTTAGCCAAGGTTCAAGAGAACGTTGATTTATTGAGGAAAGGACTCACAAAATGGTGAAACATCCGATGACTGCTACGCTCGCAGCTCATTCCGCCAGAACAGATTTTAGCTTcttcttttgatttttgatttcgAAACCATGAAATCCGACGGAGTTTAATTGAAGTCGGGTTTGGATTTCGAGTTTTTCGGTGCCGATTCGAGGTTCCGATTCACAATTTCGGCGTTTCAGTCCAACGATTGTTGCTTTGTTATTCCGATTGAGTTGCAAATTTTCAGCTTTATTCATCAATATAAAGGTACGTTCCGAGCTCATGTATAACTGTTGACTGATTTCATGAATAAATATAGACTTAATGGTGTCAATTGTCGAATGGATTTGTTGAGTAAGCATCTTGCCGTTTTGTAGTGTTTGCTTTGCAATACTTTAGTTGCCACTCGTGTGTTGAAAAACTGTATATATAGTTTATACCCGTGACATTTGCAGAAATGAGAGCACAAAAAGTCAGCCAAGGATCACGTTCATTTCCAATAGCTAGCGATATCTTTGATTCAAATCTCAAAAGATATACTCACATTGTTatgttataaaaatataaattatatccACTAAACGGAAAAATCACCTACATCAAATACATAATCAGGTACTTTTAGgcctcatttatttttttaagattaagacgtatgaatctgaatacacgtctaaatatcaagatgtgtattaaaatttagacatatgaatatgaatacacatctgaatgtTAAAGATgtatattaagatctgaatactaaatgattaagattgtttgatttttaacattcGATTGTATAAAATTTACGTTTATCTGAAAATTAATagacataaaattcaaataaaatactaattaatctaatattctaacattaaaatatatagcttttaaaatataatagttgctagtggtgatggctaacggtagtgcttgtgaatgccgattaaaagtggtggttggtggcaGATTTGGTTGATGGTGGTAGTTTAGTAGTAGCTAGCGGTGATTGGTAGTGGTATCTACTATAATGATGGGTAGAGTCAGCTAtggttgttgatgatgatggggtggttagttgtggtagttgaggtggatgagtgttgGTTGTCGTTGAGAATGATGGGGTGGTGGGAGTGGTAGGGATAGTGGGTGGTTGTAATCGACAATGATGGCGGCTATGATAGAGGATGGTGGTAGTGGAGGTTGAgtatggtggtggtgggtggcaTGGTAGTAGTTTATAATGGTAGGCGATGAAggcagttaataatgaatatggatgatagcatcttaatgaaattaagtctctgttatgGATCTTAATCATACATATCTATTCGGACCCATTAAATGGTTATGaagtaaaaaaaatacttaataattaagatctgaataattaagattcacactttaaaaacaaacacacttaatatATGAGaactgaatgattaagattcacacctctattaagtgcaaacaaatgaggccttagaCACACTAAAActaaaaattatatacaaaaaatattcaTACATTGATTATATAATGCACATACCATTTGTATAACATAAAGGCCTCAATTATTACATctcatatataaattatatatacataaaataattaTTGTATATATGATTCTACGTTAAATACACAACACATATGCCATTTGTATAATATAAGTGTCTAAATTATACATCTCATATACAAATTACCTCTTGATTTTTGCAGTCACTTTCTTGAAATTGGCAAACGCTCCATCCCCATCCCCAACGGTCAAAAACAAGACCAAACATTCACAGGC from Nicotiana tabacum cultivar K326 chromosome 24, ASM71507v2, whole genome shotgun sequence includes:
- the LOC107817647 gene encoding F-box protein At3g07870-like, which codes for MYHKRSPFSCLLLSDVDAPITLIELKPNYDCYSCPVNKPIALNPKFHLPPLDNLGVGFVKRTLRLIGSCNGFIGLLSKNHSVYVSNPLVGEYFKVKLPKREKGVLQIIYGFCFSEVSGQCKILRLIIRKFQGHDHKVSELEVYTIGVDAKWRNVGKAPYPLWGSLSNVNVNDTLHWLDDEDTEKGARICSFNITTEEVKPVPAPPGLKTPSVLLMLAKLGNCLCLSDISYEQHVDIWWMREYGVAESWTKDRILMDSIPCDICDTKYIPTIIWKDGEILMRSHRGTHLVSYNPKEKKFRKVHVYGFGIDATKYVPSFYSLNPSFYSLKTVMGDDFQVSSVYPKTQTV